The region GCGTGAATCTGGCCAATTATTTGCCTAAACGTAAGGAACGTATCGCTGTTGTGGCCAAGGGATGCGACTCACGCAATATTGCGCTGCACATCCTGGAAAATCAGATCGAGCGGGACCAGGTTTTTGTCATGGGGGCCCCCTGCAAAGGAATGGTGGACCGCCGAAAGATCGTAACGGCATTGGACAATCAAGAACCGACGGAAGTAACGGAATATGCAGACAGACTTGTTGTAAGGGGCGAGGGCATTGAGGCGCCTTTAAACAAGGCAGACGTGCTTCAGGACAACTGTGCCATCTGCATCCACCGCAACCCGGTAATCTGTGATGAACTGATGGGAGATCCTGTTCCTGAACAAGAGGGTATTGACCGGTACGCTGATGTCCGAGAACTTGAAGCCATGGGGCCGGATGAAAGATCGAAGTACTTCACGGAACTCGTCCGTACGTGCATCCGCTGCTATGCCTGCCGTGACGCCTGCCCACTTTGCTACTGTCCGACTTGTTTTGTGGATGAATCCAGACCGCAGTGGCTTGGGAAAAGCGCTGATCCGACGGATACCATGACATTTCATCTGCTCAGGGCCTTTCACTGCGCGGGCCGCTGCACGGATTGCGGGGCCTGTGAAAGGGCGTGCCCCATGGGAATCAAGGTGCGGCAATTTACCAAAAAGCTGGAAAAGGACGTGATGGAACTTTACGGCCATGAGGCCGGCATGTCCCTTGAGACCAGGCCCCCCCTGGATGTCTACCAGCCAGATGATCCAGGGGATTTCATTTCATAAAAACGCTTTGCGATTTTGTACAATGCGGCTACGCCGCTAAAAAAAGAGACTCCTATACCATCATCATTATTCAGGCGCCAAATGGATGAACTGAGGATTGCAAAAGAAGACTTTTCCGAATTCCTAAACGGGCTGAAGGACAGTTATCGCCTTTATGGTCCGGTGCGGCAGGGCGACATGGTCAATTTCTTGCCGATTCAGGATGCGGCTGAGCTGGATCTTTCTTTCCGAAACACCACTCTGTCCCCCAAGTCTTTGTTTCTTCCTCAATCAGAGCGTCTCTTTGAATACAGCCTGGCCATGGACAAAGATAATGCTCATATCCTCAAAGAGGCGCCACGAGATTCTTCCCCTTGCGTCGTCATAGGGATTCGGCCCTGCGATGCAAGGGCACTTGAGCTGGTAGATGTGAACTTTGATACAGACAAATTTCGCGATCCATGGTGGGTGAAGGCCCGAGAGGCCACCACCCTGGTGGGCCTGGGATGCACTTCGCCTTGTTCCACCTGTTTTTGCACCTCGGTGGGAGG is a window of Deltaproteobacteria bacterium DNA encoding:
- a CDS encoding 4Fe-4S dicluster domain-containing protein gives rise to the protein MLNYTSKIRETARRLLTENRVDAVIGFKKGTVPMMCQPVLITTPEDVDTLYWDSFCGVNLANYLPKRKERIAVVAKGCDSRNIALHILENQIERDQVFVMGAPCKGMVDRRKIVTALDNQEPTEVTEYADRLVVRGEGIEAPLNKADVLQDNCAICIHRNPVICDELMGDPVPEQEGIDRYADVRELEAMGPDERSKYFTELVRTCIRCYACRDACPLCYCPTCFVDESRPQWLGKSADPTDTMTFHLLRAFHCAGRCTDCGACERACPMGIKVRQFTKKLEKDVMELYGHEAGMSLETRPPLDVYQPDDPGDFIS